Below is a window of Apodemus sylvaticus chromosome 5, mApoSyl1.1, whole genome shotgun sequence DNA.
GATGGTTCCCAGGTCTTAACTTAACATGCTAATGTTTCTCCCTGGCCAGCATAAGAGTCACTAATCCCCAACTACTGGAAATCGGTCTTGTGCAGAGCTATGATTACCACCGCCTCTATGTCACCATCCCACTGGGCTTTGATCTCAAAGTGAACACGTGAGTAGGTCCCAAGGTGGGTAGGGATGGAGGATGACTCACAAAGGGAGATGGTTATGGAAAGCTGCAAAGGCCTTGAACCTTACCAGTTTGACGTTGTGTTGAACAAACTCGGTCATGTGGAAAACACACTtgacctctctgagccttggtttccCCTAATGGGAGCAGAGATCAATATCACTTTGGCAAAATGAAGTAAAGTGAGCCTGACACTcctgacaagaagaaatcctaCCCCTTGAAATGTGAGAGGCCAGATACCAATAGAGCTGTTTCTGCCTTCTCTGTCAGACTGGTGGTTGGAAATCTGTTGGAACTGTCTGTGAAGCTGGATGTCACTGCAGAAGTCTATGCTGTGAGAGATACTTATGGGAGGAGCCGTCTGGTCATTGGTGATTGTATATACCCTCCTGGCAGCTTACGTATCTCCTTGCTTAATAGGTAAGGCCAATGGGTGGGCTTCTCCTGCCCAGAGATAGTTGGGTAAAAGATGGGACAAAGGAAAGATGCATGAATAAGAGGACAGGGAGAAAATGTGTTGGGGGAAgtgtagatggatgggtggatgggtggattggtggataaatggatggatggatggatggatggatggatggatggatggatgggtaaataaatgggtgggtggatggatggatggatggatgaatggatggatagatagatggatgggtaggtgaatggatagatgggtgggtgggtgaatggatgggtgggtgggtggatggatgggtaggtgaatggatagatggatgggtgggtgaatggatgggtgggtgggtggatggatgggtgggtgggtggatggatggatggatggatgagcagaTGAATCCatgatgggtaggtggatgggtggatggtaaAATATTTGGTGGATAGGAGACAGATAGATGTATAGGcagatatataaatagataggtaaatggataaataaatgatTACTTACCCCTTATTAAACCAAAAGAACCAATTTAATGTTGGATAGGCCATATAGAATATGGCTTAAGACCACTTTTTATAACCTGATGGGGAGATCCAGAGAGCCTCTGACATGAACATGATCAGTGTTCCTCCAATTTGGTCCCACCTTGTTTATCTATAACAGAAGCCCATATGAGATTATTAATAGAATCCTACTAAGAGGTATTAGATGTAGATCCCATCTCAATTGCTTGTTCCAGTTGCCTGTCACATGGGAAGGcccatatatatatagtgtataggGCCTGTCCATATCACAGCCCAAATTTACTGAACATACATATTGGGCTTTGTGTGTATTGTTTCAAGTCTCCATGACAACTACATACTAAGTACTTTTCATGCATTCATGGATTCCAGTCTTGTCCCTGATGTGTACTTGTTTTGAGCTCATCTGTGTATACACAGCTGGGTTGGGTATTAACTCTCTTCATCTGGGATTCTTGCTGTTCATCTGCCATGGACAGACGTGGGGAAGGCCTGGTCTCAGTTAGAAGTTTGCATAGTGGCTGCTGAACTTCTCCAGTACAATCCCAAGCCTCTGAGTCACATCCATGCCTTGTCCCTTCCAGACTTGGTCCGCTGCAAAACCTTATAGACAGCCTCACAGACATCCTGACTAGAGTCATTCCTGGCCTGGTGCAGGGCGTGGTAAGTGGCAGTCCCCTACGCCATGGATCTTAGAGTTCTTAGGCTGAGCTTCTCTGTCTGAAAACTGTCCATCCATCAATCTGTCTGTCCTGTGATCGAGCTGTCTGTGTTAATTCTTTCTACTCCTCCAAACACATTAGTTGGCTTCTTATGGGCTGTAGAAAGTATTCCTGGATATATTCCACCATGAACATGCTGCTTCTCCTAGGTCTCCTTGTAGGAGGTCCTGTGCCTAACTCCCTTCTCTACCCTGGCTCAGGTGTGTCCTCTGGTCAATGGGGTTCTCAGCCTCTTGGATGTCACCCTAGCACACGATGTTGCTGGTAAGTGCTGTTTCCAAGGCCTCTCTCCCTCTAAGGAAGCATCAGTTTCCCACAAGTTTTGTCCCTATGTACCATGGAGCAACCAGGTCTTATCAGTCACACCCCTCCCCAACTGAGGTGTCTGTTTCCATGAATGATCCAGATGAGTTTGAGGGAATGTCTGTTTCCTCCTTAGCCTGACCTGAAAGCAGCTGGGCTGGCTGGAGGGGGGAACTAATGCTTCCCAACATGTCTAGGTGTGGTGAGCATGGCTGGTACTCCAGAGCTCGAGGAAGCACTCAGGTTCTCCTTGGACTCCTTCGCCTCCAGATCATAACTTTAGCCATTTCTTTTCTAGATGCGCTGCTGCATGGAGCACAATTTGTCATTAAGGCCTAAGCCTTCCAAGAAAGAACCTGTCTCTGCTACGATGGTAAATGCTCTTCCCATTCTCCAGGATTTGTGAATGTGCTGTCATCCtttaggacagggaagcaaggaTCTTGAGCATACACAGCAGCTTTCCCAGAGGCAGCACTTTGGGTCTGGGGAAAAGATGTTAGATCCAAGTTATAGCAATACCCAAGGAAAGAGACAAACAGATGTAGACACAGAGATGCACCTAGTTCCTAGAATAACTGACAGATGTGGAGATGGACTGGAACCACACACAGCTTTAAAGAGAAATGTATGTGGTTATGGGTACACTCCAGCACACAGACATGACAGTCAAACCCTCATTCACAgagcacacatatacagacagactCACTAGCCAAGTCCCTATGGCTAAACAGACATACACTCAAGCACATGCATAAGGAGCTGTAGAGACAGCCTGGGGTCTCAGCATGGCCCTGTCTCTCAGAGGGCTAATTTCTAACAGGACAGTACTAGTGAGAGTCACTGGCCTCAGTTTTCCTCCTGATTGAACTCTTCTCCCAACAGAGCCATTTCTCGCTGCTCTGTCCACGCCCTCCTGCCCAGTTTACATGGCTCACAGAAGAGGGCTCCATCCTGGGAAATGGCATGGCCGCCTTCTCAAGGAACCCGTTCTCCTTTCTCAGGCTTGCTGAATATTTCATGTTCATCACTAAATAAAATGGTTCTTCTTCTACACTGGGGCCTTCTGTTCCTCCCATCACTTGAGAGGCTCCAGAGAGTCCTGACTAGGTGGTCAAGGCCCGACAAGAGCTAGACCTCTCATATCACAGGAATGAGAGCTTTCCAACAGCTGAGGGCTTGGTCTGGGTGAATGGGGATTTCGGATGACTGCCTTCCTCCTGTTCTCACAAGTGTACATGAGGAAGCTGGGAGTGCATAAGCACTCAGGCATAGATGTTCACACACGGTATTACCACACAAGAAGTGAAGCGGCAGATGGGAGGGGTAGTGAAGAGCTGGGCAGGGTGTGTGTGAACATGGATGGCTCCAGTCTACACCTCAGGCTGGGAATCCCAGGTGTCTTTCTTGAGGTTTagattactgtgataaaacaccatggccagggtctggagagatgtctcaacagttaagaacatgTGTTGCTCTTGTAAAGGATGTGGGTTTGACGCCTaaaacccacatgaagactcacagccatctataactctagttccagaagactcaatgccctcttctactCTGAGGACACcaagcacatacatggtacacatatgtacatgcaagtaaagtactcatacacatatacaaattgatagataggtaggtaggtaggtaggtaggaaggtaggtagatagatagatagatagatagatagatagatagatagatagatgttgtgggccccctgaccagcagaggaagaagaccaccgacacgaggatccttctctgatcacactttattggagcaCTGcttggttgtgggagagctggaggcgAGGGGCGAGGGAGGAGGTAAGGGAGCGGCTTATATTGGCAGGGCAGGGTGTTTCTACTATAGATAAGCTAGTCAAGCTGGGATAGGTTGATTGCTGTTGCTGGGCAGACTGATGCTGGGACATGAGCCAAAAGAAGGTGTTTACCATACacctcggcgccatcttgtaatggcgaatggtgtggatcgccacagatagatagatagatagatagatagatagatagatagatagatagatagatagatagatagagtctTAGTCAGgacttctattcctgcacaaacatcatgaccaagaagcaagttggggaggaaagggtttattccccttacacttctgcattgctgtccatcaccaaaggaagtcaggactggaactcaagcaggtcaggaagcaggagctgatgcagaagccttgcagggaggggggcagggggtgTTACTTACTGggttgctttcttataaaacacaagactaccatcccagagatggtaccacccacaacgggccctcccccttgatcactaattgagaaaatgccccacagctggatctcatggaggcacttccccaactgaactcctttctctgtggtaactccagcctgtgtcaagttgacacacaaaggtGTTAGCCCAGCTCTTCACTACCCCTCCCATCTGCCGCTTCACTTTTTGTGTGGTAATACCGTGTGTGAACATCTATGCCTGAGTGCTTATCCACTCCCAGCTTCCTCATGTATCAgccaggatagatagatagatagatagatagatagatagatagatagatagatagatagatagatagatagatatgtatgatttgttttttgtttgtttg
It encodes the following:
- the LOC127684660 gene encoding BPI fold-containing family A member 5; its protein translation is MFLVGSLVVLCGLLAQSTAQLVGLPYPLGQGLPMSMGHCRSLHVGQTLPYYGVTPVVTTYPSDHLARNFRDGFRHGLLSGGILSFLEHIPLLNYVRPTGSNAGGLVGVLGNVISSIPLLNNILDIRVTNPQLLEIGLVQSYDYHRLYVTIPLGFDLKVNTLVVGNLLELSVKLDVTAEVYAVRDTYGRSRLVIGDCIYPPGSLRISLLNRLGPLQNLIDSLTDILTRVIPGLVQGVVCPLVNGVLSLLDVTLAHDVADALLHGAQFVIKA